One genomic segment of Tursiops truncatus isolate mTurTru1 chromosome 4, mTurTru1.mat.Y, whole genome shotgun sequence includes these proteins:
- the LOC109549841 gene encoding LOW QUALITY PROTEIN: cytochrome b5 domain-containing protein 1 (The sequence of the model RefSeq protein was modified relative to this genomic sequence to represent the inferred CDS: inserted 1 base in 1 codon; deleted 2 bases in 2 codons) has translation MPRRGLVAGPDFDYFQRHSFTPAEVAQHNQPEDLWVSYLGNMYDLTLLLQEYKGDLLPKPIVEVAGQDISHWFDPDTRDIAKHTDPLTGSLRYRIPRGCFLHVPPQLPLSDWANDFGKPWWQGSRYEVGRLSAKTRNTCIINTLTSQEHTPEVGARESMWEILHSYLPYAAHAASYTWKYEGENLXMDYTLEENGIWNEEEEFDYLNMDSTLYTPAVLLYFNDDLTELQKGRCMLT, from the exons ATGCCACGCCGGGGCCTAGTGGCCGGGCCAGACTTTGACTATTTTCAGCGTCACTCTTTCACGCCAGCAGAGGTGGCCCAACATAACCAGCCGGAAGACCTCTGGGTT TCTTACCTGGGAAACATGTACGACCTAACGCTGTTATTACAGGAGTACAAGGGAGACCTGCTGCCGAAACCCATCGTGGAAGTTGCGGGCCAGGACATCAGCCACTGGTTTGATCCAGACACCAGAGACATC GCAAAGCACACAGATCCGCTGACCGGTTCCCTGAGATACCGCATCCCCCGGGGCTGCTTTCTGCACGTGCCGCCTCAGCTGCCCCTTTCAGACTGGGCCAATGATTTCGGGAAGCCTTGGTGGCAGGGGTCGCGTTACGAGGTGGGGCGGCTGTCTGCCAAGACCCGGAATACCTGCATCATTAACACGCTCACATCGCAAGAGCACACACCGGAGGTGGGGGCCCGGGAATCAATGTGGGAAATCCTACACAGCTATCTCCCCTATGCTGCACATGCTGCCAGCTACACATGGAAATATGAAGGGGAGAACC ACATGGATTATACCCTGGAAGAGAATGGCATCTGGAATGAGGAGGAAGAATTTGATTATCTCAATATGGATAGTACACTCTACACACCTGCAGTACTGCTGTACTTCAATGATGACCTCACAGAGCTACAGAAAGGGAGATGTATGCTCACGTAG